Below is a window of Solanum stenotomum isolate F172 chromosome 7, ASM1918654v1, whole genome shotgun sequence DNA.
aaaaagtctgaATGCCAACAAAGTAATAATATCAGGTTGTACATTCACATTTTAACATTTGAACATTGATTTCTTAACTATTAAAAGAAGATGCAGAAGTTAAGGACTTGTCAACCTAAAGATTACTTGTTTACGGTACCTTAGTTTCAATTGAAGGTGACTGCCTAAGCCTAGGAGAACTCACATTTAAGCTCAATACTTCCATGAACACGCGTTAACCTTGTTCACTAGTGAAACATTTCCTTCAAAATTAGAATGAACCATCATTCTGCTTCATCAAAGTTTCTTGCACCTTTTAGATATTCTGGGAAACTAACCTGACAAGTGAAGAATTGATTCAAATGTATCTTTGTTGTTTGTCTTGTTGATGCATCATGTATTCACTATTGAAGCAACTGGTAACCTTCCACCTCTATTAATAGGATTTGCTGGCCTAAATGTTGCATGCATGTCTAATTTAAATCTATATATCCTGATAGGCAGGGGCGGAGCCAGTAGGGCCCCCTTCAGCGAAAAATTacacatggttaaaattattttttatgtatatatagaagATGTTGAACTCCCTTCAGCTTTTTCTtgtgtttacttcttcatattttgaacccctttaGTGAAAATCCTGGTTCTGCCATTGCTGATTGGGCTGTGCTTTTTAGGCAACTGTTTTATGCCCCCATAGGTGTGTGCCTGTGCGGGTGACAAGACATCTGTATTTTTGTGTAGTTCCTTTGGCAATTGTTGCTTTTACTATTTTACTTGCATATGAGTGATAAAAAACTGacttaccaatttcaaaaataaataaaaataactgacTTCTCTTGTTTCTGCCTTCACTTGATGATGTCATAGTTAGTACTTTGTTATTAGTGATATTTATGTGCCTGATGTTTGGTGCAACAGGTGAATCCACAGTTCTACGCATTCAGATGGATAACACTTCTGCTAACACAAGAATTCAATTTCCCGGACAGTCTGCTTATATGGGACACACTACTAAGTGATCCCGAAGGACCTCTGGTAAGACATCCTGGAAGTAATGCACTTTTGTAGCTATATAGCTTGGATAAGAACTTTTTTTGCATGAACTGATAGCTTCTTTAATTATCTTCCTTTCAACTATTTCGGACTAAGATTAAGGCTTAGTCATGTTGCTACACTTACCTAGGTTTTCTTGCTGAGTTTGTTTGGTTTGCATGTCAGTAAAAAAAGGTAGAGAATTTTTGGTGTTTGAGAACCCCATATCTTTTTAAAAGACAAATTATTTAGTGTTGGAATGAAACTGGTCAAACCAAGCAGAGTGGATATTGAGGATTCCTACAGCCagcctttattttttaaaaggaggATTCCTACTGCTGACTTCACCTAGTCTGGGATAGAGGTGGAGTTATTGTTGTCTGCTAgtatattttttggtttatttcCTTTGTGACGTGTGGACATGTTATCGGAGAAGAGAGGAATTTGAAAATCCCGGATTTGATGGTATGTGTCAGTTGTAAGACTGAAAACACAAAGAGATGGTCATGCAGCAATGCAGTTGGGTCCCTATCCACATGGTACAATGCAGGGTGGGGATGGGAGAGTGTTTTTGGGGACAGTTAGAggggaatttaaattttcaaccAAAAGGCTTCAACTTGCAAGGAATCTGCCTGTCATTGCATTTGTTAAGCTGGCGATTCCACAATCACGTGACTTTCATATCTGCTGTATGTCTTTTGCCATCACGATTTGAACTAAAAGAACATACGAGTGTCTGACAAAAGTACAAAACCAATACTTTATAGCATCTTGAACATTTACAAGGTTATGTTTCGTGAGTTCAGTGTGGTCACTGGTCAGGTCGGCACAGTGTGTTTGGGGTGGTTTGCTTGAAGTGAAGAGAGAAAGGAAAAATGTTGCACAACAAGGGTTAGGGAGGAGGAGGCTGTGCAACCCTGAGACTGTGAGTTTAGAACTGCGCCACTAGGGATTTCTCtgttataaaaaagaaaagtaggaatactcaaaattttctttaacttGCAGGAAACGCTGCTTCGAGTCTGCTGTGCTATGTTAATTATTGTGCGGAGGCGTCTACTTGCTGGGGATTTCACTTCTAATTTGAAGCTACTGCAAAATTATCCATCCACAAATATCAGTCACCTCCTCTACGTAGCTAACAAACTACGCGTTAAATCAGTCTAAAGCTGTCGAGCAGAAAAGAGATTTTGGTTGTCCAGTCTAATTCTTTGTATTACTTGGTATTGTCATGTAAATGTCTCGTCAATTCAGTAGTAGGCATCTGCAAACTCCCTCCCCCTCTCTTCCCTTCTCTCCCAATCATTCGTCTTGCATTTTGCTGTCAGTAGATTGGAATAGAAACGTATGGTTTGTTCTCGTGTTTACGGTGATCAGTGAGTGTTAAAAGCTGTTGTTTTGGCTTTGGAAATATTTATTGTATTCTCAAATGCATTCTCACAAAGGCATATGCACaatttcaactctgttggtgtgAATATACACAATTTTCCATTTTTCCTGATAGAAGAAGTATCTACTCAAAGAAAATGATCAACTATTGGCAAATTGAATACCTGTTTTTTTACCGGGATAAGGCATAGATTCCCCCTAAACTTGTCCCAAAAAAGTCAATAACACGCACTAACTATCATGACGACTTATTACCTACACATCAAATAAGAAGTGACCcataattcaaatattaaaagCAGATCAAAAGTGTCCCTGGAGGCTGGAGCACTAATtgtccttttttgtttttgctaaATTGGTACACTTTCACTCGTGATCTTAACAATGTCAACTTTTaacaaaaatcacaaaatatacatgcaatttttttcaagatatttttttttcaatcaataaaagtttttctttttctttaaacaCGTGGtcatcaataattttaatatcatAACTTTGCCactaaagaataatttttattgacgattgctCATTATTTATCCATGAATGTCACAACACAACAAAAAGTAATACAAATgctaaataaataattctttGATACTAGATAAAAGATTATGAAAGAATTAACATAAGAAGTTTGATACTACTGTCACAACTCTTCATGAGTAATTTGAGAATAAATATAATCACTCACGAACTTATATTTAGAAGAGTatcctaaaatttattttatatctatcctttttcatttcaacataaatagaaatcaattttttttctaaattaactTCAGAATCTTCATCATGGACAAACGAATGAACTATTCAATCCGATCGCATGGCcaaacaaacttttttttttctcccacGTGGTATCTGGTACTCACATTGAAgtctgattaaatttgaattcgcgCCGGAAAGTCTTACATTAAAACACTCCTTAACAAAGGCGACTCTGTAATCAAGGAGgctcgaacttgagacctcttggttaaggataaaatagtacTTACTATTCCACCGCAACCCTTATTAGTAAACCAACcctaaataactttttttttaaaacatttgaaaagaaaaacaataaaaaaaacatgtgaacaaataaaaaaatatggatattttctaatttatagTCAAAAAATTTCCTCTAAACCCTAGCATTtcacctaaaccctaaactcctccttctcctccaCAGTTCTCTCAATCAGCAGCTGCCATGGTGATTTCTCTCTCTCTAATAATTTTGCTTTCAAAGTTGATACTTTTGCGTAGTTTAGTGAAATTCTTCATCTTTTTGCTTGATTTTTCTGTTCTAATACACAATTAATTCTGATTGTTTTACTTACTGTAATTGTAGGCAACAGAAACTGTGAACCCAAAAGCATACCCGCTTGCTGATTCACAGCTTACAACGACCATAATGGATTTGGTTCAACAAGCTGCTAATTATAAGCAGCTTAAGAAGGGTGCTAATGAAGGTTATTCACTTTTCTACACTTTGTATttagtctttttatttatacgctgctaatcattttttatatctACTGCTTAACTAAGATTAAGAAAACTGAGTTAGTTTTGTGGTGGTGGTGGGGAACAAGCCAGAAAGATTGTTACTTGTATCGTTTTGGAACTTTATTATATGGTGTTTTGGTTAATAAGTTAGTGTTTAACTAGAGATGGAGAAAACTGGGTTTGGTTTCATTTCACCCACTAAAAAAATTAGGCATCAAGATTTGATTTTTCCGGCTTTATAAATTGGTAATGTGTTGCTCCTCATTGTAGTGCTTAATTGAAAGAGAAAACTGTGATGTTCTTCTGTTTCAGCTACGAAGACACTAAACAGAGGAATTTCGGAATTCGTTGTCATGGCTGCGGATACTGAGCCCCTTGAAATCCTTCTTCACCTTCCGCTCCTTGCCGAAGATAAGGTGATTTATATTTTGCCTTTTGCTCTTTTCCTAACTAAGTTGTCttcttttacccttttttttggtgttgtggcttttctttttttaattgagtAGTGGATTAAATGGCTCCAATAGAGGTAATGAATACTGAGGGACTCTGGTTATTGGCATTTTCAACGATTGTGTTTTTTACTCTTTTGTGTATATTGTGAGGTTATATTGTTCTGATTTCAGACTCTACAGAAAATGGAAACCACGTGTATATTATGCACATCTCCCTTTATAAACTCATCATTTCGAGGAGTTTGTATTGAACAAGAGTCCTTGTAGCTGCTTCCTGTTTTATTCTACGATTTGGCTTGTAATATTTCTGCTCCGCTTGAAAATACAACTAAAGCAGCAAGACCAAACCCTGACTAAGCATAATCTTCCAATGTCTTGGCATTTTCTATCAAATTCATTGCATGGTGTCAGACGTTATCAGTTTTCGAAAGTCATGTTTCTTGGTTCCGACTCAAAAGATTAGGTAGATGCTGCAGTTTATCAGACTTATGTTTCCTGCATATAGAATTTTAACGTTTTTAGGTGTTCTTTAAGGTAAGATCAACAGAAAGAAAGGGGCTAGTTTCATTATAATGAGGTAAATTAATGGTGATTTGAACTTGTGATGTGCACCTAGCATACATCCCATGTGAGTACTTTTCTGCTGAACCAAATCCCTAGGGGCAAGTTTTATGACATTGTTATTCTGTgaataaacaaaagaaatggATAACATATACTAGCTGATGTGTTGACGGTGGATTTAAATTGGACTAAGAAAATCATTCTCTATGATAAGCAAATGTACTTTACTTATGCACAGGGAATGCTTTGGAAGctaaaaaggaaatatattttcctttggATTTCCCACTTGCTGTCTGATACCTGCACTGGAATCTTGATTAAAGGGGGAAGTGCTACCTACTAGTATTTTTTCCCTACCTAGGGCTCTGAAGGGAGATCTCTACTTAAGAGTGGAGCATCTGTATCTTGTTAGAACTATACAGTTGCAAGGGATGCCATTATCAGTATAAGGGATAAACTACTGACCTCTTTTACtcaaagttatttatttgtcgctttatgtcttttattgtTTTCAAGTTTTACATGCATGTTCTTAGTTGTAGTTGTACCTAGAATTTTGTTTTCCTTGAACAAAGATATGAGAATTCATTCATGTCTTTCAACTTTTGCTACACTTTTCCTACACCAACCTTGCTCTGTTCTGGACGACTGTATCGTCCTTTGTTTGGTGCTCAATTAGCATCTACTGCCTACTGTGTAGTAAAATAGTCTTTTGACATAACAAGGGAGTTTGGATTCAAACTTTTTCCATTTATCAATTCTTTCAGAATGTGCCGTATGTCTTTGTCCCTTCAAAACAAGCTCTTGGTCGAGCATGTGGTGTTACCCGTCCTGTGATAGCTTGTTCAGTGACGAGCAATGAGGGAAGCCAGTTGAAATCTCAAATACAGCAACTAAAGGTAACATTCCAAATCTTTTTCGTCACATCAACAGCCACTTTCCCTTGTGTAAATACTCAAATCGTTGTTTCTCTTGTTATGCAGGATGCCATTGAGAAGCTCCTCATCTAAATGTTGAGCCTTTTGCAGCATGATGAGCCTCAACTTCACTTTTGAGGCTTGGACTGAAGTAGTTGCCGTCCTGTTGGCGCTTTTTTTTAATCCTTGTTTCATTTTTGTTCTTGGATCTTACAATTACTGTTCTAAGAGTACCGATAAACTcatgaaaatttaatatcaGGTTTACGTTACAGTTATATCTGAGTTTTATTATATCGTGTATATCTAGGGGTGTAAATTGTAATGAAGGATCCTCATTGCTTCACCAAATTTTAGGCTCAGTTTTCACCAAACTTTGGTATACTTGGTCTTGGTCTCTATGATTTTCTATTCACAAGATGCATTATAAAAGTTTATGAATTctgaattataaatttttacaCTTAGTGAGTTCTTATGGGAAATTGACAAATGATTTCTTATAAATTGAATTTATGTAAAATGAAGatctcatataaaaaaaagacataaaactaaaaataaatttgtgaagGATAATAAAACCAAATCGAGCTATTGGCAGTCACTTAGCCAACAATTAGCATTTGCACATTGGAGTAAAgctatttcttttttagttataCATAAGGTGTTTCCCATTTGATGGGCATCTCAGTTAATCAGAGAATTTAGTCTAAATTCTGTATTTAATGttgagtaaaataaaataaaaaatactatcttttcgtaaagataaaagaaataagtgtatttcaaaaatagccgacaaataaaattaaacagaaAGGGtagtaaaataatttcaacaacaaataaGAAGAGATTAAATTTtacacataaatcgcattcgtcaaatttattttatgtctttctttctcaactcaattaatgttgaatataaaatataaaaaaataattatcttatcttgatataataaaagtaataaataaaagaaataaatatattttaaaaatagtcgacaaataaaattaaacggaaggggtaataaagtaatttcaacaacaaataaGAAGAGACTAAATTTtacacataaatcgcattcgGAGAATGCGTTTTATACCTTTCTTTCTCAGCTCAATCAATGTTgagtataaaatgaaaaagataattatgttttcttgataaaataaaagtaataaatatattttaaaaatacctgacaaataaaattaaacgaaAAGGGTAATAAAGTAATTTCAACAACAGATAAGAAGAGGCTGAATTTtacacataaatcgcattcgACAAATGCGTTTTATTCTTGTCGTTCTCTACTCAATCAATGatgataaaagtaatatatatagttgaaaaatagaattaaaCGGAAGGGTAATAAAGtaatttcaacaacaaataaaaagagactgaattttacacataaatcgcattcgatgaatgcgttttatgccttTCATTCTCTACTCAATCAATGATGactataaaatgaaaaaataattattttttcttgatatggtaaaaatagttaataaaAGAAATGTATATGGTTTACAACTAGtcgacaaataaaattaatcgaAAGGATTAATAAAGtaatttcaacaacaaataaGAAGAGACTGAATTT
It encodes the following:
- the LOC125870418 gene encoding uncharacterized protein LOC125870418, which encodes MATETVNPKAYPLADSQLTTTIMDLVQQAANYKQLKKGANEATKTLNRGISEFVVMAADTEPLEILLHLPLLAEDKNVPYVFVPSKQALGRACGVTRPVIACSVTSNEGSQLKSQIQQLKDAIEKLLI